From Xylanibacter oryzae DSM 17970, a single genomic window includes:
- a CDS encoding dihydrofolate reductase has translation MRINIIAAVAKNRAIGYQNKLIYWLPNDLKRFKALTTGHTIIMGRKTFESLPKGALPNRRNIVISKTITEIPGCDCYKSLEEAIDNCSKDEDVYVIGGASIYNQAIKMADRLCLTEVNDSPNNADTFFPQYDDWKIETKENHGIDDKHEFEYAFVDYIR, from the coding sequence ATGAGAATTAATATAATTGCCGCAGTAGCAAAAAACAGAGCCATCGGTTATCAAAATAAACTGATATATTGGTTGCCTAATGATCTCAAACGCTTTAAAGCATTAACTACGGGTCATACCATTATTATGGGTCGCAAGACTTTTGAATCTCTTCCTAAAGGTGCACTTCCCAATCGAAGAAACATCGTTATCAGCAAAACTATCACAGAAATACCTGGATGTGACTGCTATAAATCATTAGAAGAAGCTATTGATAATTGCTCTAAAGATGAAGATGTATATGTAATAGGTGGTGCCAGCATATACAATCAGGCTATCAAGATGGCAGATCGTCTTTGCCTTACAGAGGTTAACGATTCACCTAATAATGCAGATACATTCTTTCCGCAATACGATGATTGGAAAATAGAAACGAAAGAAAATCACGGAATAGACGATAAGCACGAATTTGAATATGCTTTTGTTGATTATATAAGATAA
- a CDS encoding DUF3575 domain-containing protein, protein MKRFFLALTMCLFFIHGKAQMLAVNTDVAFDAMAVQNLGLEMTTGNSSTIGVSVLYANKPYNKAIKFALVQPEWRFYFSGRPMHSHFVGLCAIGGTYDFTNKGKVRDGYGAGIGITFGYVWNLTKSLSLDIHGGLGCIAYRQKEYYEGDYYDEEYTVNGNVKANASGYWLLPTKIGVSLSYILK, encoded by the coding sequence ATGAAGAGATTTTTTCTGGCTTTAACAATGTGCCTGTTTTTCATCCACGGCAAAGCACAAATGCTGGCGGTGAATACAGATGTGGCCTTTGACGCGATGGCAGTCCAAAACTTAGGGTTGGAGATGACCACAGGCAACAGTTCCACTATCGGTGTGTCTGTACTTTATGCCAACAAGCCATACAACAAAGCCATAAAATTTGCTCTTGTTCAACCAGAATGGAGGTTCTATTTCTCAGGCCGTCCTATGCACAGCCACTTTGTGGGACTGTGTGCCATAGGCGGTACATACGACTTCACTAACAAAGGAAAAGTACGTGACGGGTATGGTGCAGGAATAGGAATAACCTTTGGTTATGTATGGAATCTCACAAAAAGTCTTAGCCTTGACATTCATGGCGGGCTCGGTTGTATAGCATACCGTCAAAAAGAATATTATGAGGGTGACTATTATGACGAAGAATATACCGTTAACGGCAATGTGAAAGCCAATGCCAGTGGTTACTGGCTGCTTCCTACAAAAATAGGTGTGTCGCTCAGCTATATATTAAAATAA
- a CDS encoding fimbrillin family protein translates to MNLTKNMDKRLIITFAAAMMLTACSSTGDNDGNSSSDNNSISIFTSQIAQNVITRGAGTVGGVMNNSTEILHNQWNGETLHVIMTKHGTIDYARYYPEIGSTASEGDVIYDGTAFTAPKGVSTGTASSNDGKLKYYPVQGTFDFWGYYTDNATSNTKPVLSDDGTYYYVPFSIDGSQDLMTATTTAPDSSLLGSKGSADRANFYSAYSARRGVQPNLLFSHKLTRLQFSLVPWSKRDTLMQVTKIVLKSRTTGKLIVAYNSQSAVKQTAVFDNTGVKALTVKNRTNGVLSDTLAWQHPLWADSLKGDSALITNIGEAIIVEPRQKYDIIISYRQPPVADDPNHVSDAITQQWETEMWLPSGEAFKEGYSYNVIIKVYRLMPIKLYATLLDFWKSGEDINMDPDN, encoded by the coding sequence ATGAATTTGACTAAAAATATGGACAAGAGACTTATTATTACATTCGCAGCAGCAATGATGCTCACAGCTTGTTCTTCGACCGGAGACAATGATGGAAATAGCAGTTCCGACAATAACTCTATATCCATCTTTACATCACAGATAGCGCAAAACGTGATTACACGAGGTGCCGGTACAGTGGGTGGTGTGATGAACAATTCGACGGAGATCCTTCATAATCAATGGAACGGTGAGACACTGCACGTCATCATGACCAAACATGGAACTATCGATTATGCTAGATATTATCCAGAAATAGGATCTACAGCTAGTGAAGGGGATGTGATATACGATGGAACTGCTTTTACAGCGCCAAAAGGTGTAAGTACAGGAACTGCATCCTCAAATGACGGTAAACTGAAATATTATCCGGTACAAGGAACATTTGATTTCTGGGGTTATTACACTGATAACGCGACATCAAATACGAAACCGGTTCTTTCGGATGATGGTACTTATTATTATGTGCCGTTCTCCATTGACGGTTCTCAGGACCTGATGACAGCCACAACCACAGCACCCGACTCTTCTCTTTTAGGTTCAAAAGGAAGTGCTGACCGTGCTAATTTCTATTCTGCCTATTCTGCCCGACGCGGTGTGCAGCCAAACCTTCTTTTCAGTCATAAGTTGACAAGGCTACAATTCTCGTTGGTACCATGGTCAAAGCGAGACACGCTGATGCAGGTAACGAAAATTGTACTGAAGTCACGTACTACAGGGAAACTCATTGTGGCATACAATTCACAATCTGCCGTAAAACAGACTGCTGTCTTTGATAATACAGGTGTCAAAGCCCTCACCGTAAAAAACAGAACGAATGGTGTTCTATCTGATACTCTGGCATGGCAACACCCATTATGGGCAGATTCATTGAAAGGAGACTCGGCATTAATTACAAATATCGGTGAAGCCATCATAGTCGAACCTCGACAAAAATATGATATTATCATCAGTTACCGTCAACCACCTGTAGCTGACGATCCTAATCATGTGTCGGATGCCATCACCCAACAATGGGAAACGGAAATGTGGTTACCTAGTGGTGAAGCGTTCAAGGAAGGTTATTCATACAATGTAATCATAAAGGTATATCGTCTAATGCCTATTAAGCTGTATGCTACTCTTCTTGACTTTTGGAAGAGCGGTGAAGATATCAATATGGACCCTGACAATTAA
- a CDS encoding fimbrillin family protein: MRHLRYIEAMMFGAMMMVLSCSSHYPDMEYPDGNGNTEHTFSTPITVSLNKQNMFSLVATRGSGSFETGNISQKCENGLFYIFAFRDGTDADLSQTVKSDTAHSNCLVDSDIPYFGKASRLEKDSTGTLSFVEDENLVNKTKMYYSQTNSSTPYHFTGYYVDDYVPTASTYHRNAEGIYYDLKIDGTQDVLCGYAPDITSSLLKSKYDNIELTATEREKILSIKGYSTYAAQYGINPVLNLKHVLTKLKFEIVPADSTADNVTIRNISIIGKNSGKMVVAARNMEDIGLSAYDNTDTLQLHEPSTDGKTTLTLVSAGNGYNVKWDDSYANKNLEDITGVNVGGCIMPVPATSYKLCVESNVINKLTGKTYLVKSSYTITPPENTISYDSTTGKYVFKAGYEYTIKLGVFGQAMIRISTTVDTWKSGDTIILDPEQHL; the protein is encoded by the coding sequence ATGAGACATTTAAGATATATAGAGGCAATGATGTTCGGGGCAATGATGATGGTTCTGTCTTGTTCCTCTCACTATCCGGATATGGAGTATCCTGACGGGAATGGTAACACCGAACACACATTTTCCACACCTATCACGGTATCACTGAACAAACAGAACATGTTCTCTCTGGTGGCAACACGCGGATCTGGTTCTTTTGAGACTGGTAACATATCCCAAAAATGTGAGAATGGTCTGTTCTATATTTTCGCTTTCCGTGACGGAACGGATGCAGACCTCTCGCAGACGGTAAAGTCAGACACTGCACACAGCAACTGTCTTGTAGACAGTGATATTCCATATTTCGGAAAAGCGTCACGGCTGGAAAAAGACAGCACTGGCACCTTGTCTTTCGTGGAGGATGAGAATCTCGTTAACAAGACGAAGATGTATTACAGTCAGACGAACAGTTCCACGCCCTATCATTTTACAGGTTATTATGTTGATGACTATGTCCCGACAGCCTCTACATATCATCGTAATGCAGAAGGAATCTATTACGACCTCAAGATAGACGGCACACAGGATGTACTTTGCGGTTATGCACCAGATATAACGTCCAGTTTACTGAAATCAAAATATGACAATATAGAATTGACCGCCACAGAGCGCGAGAAAATACTGTCAATCAAGGGATACAGTACTTATGCAGCACAATATGGAATAAACCCTGTGCTGAACTTGAAGCATGTGCTTACCAAACTGAAATTCGAGATTGTACCTGCCGACTCTACAGCCGACAATGTGACCATCCGTAACATTTCTATTATAGGAAAGAACAGCGGTAAAATGGTTGTTGCCGCAAGGAATATGGAAGATATAGGACTTTCGGCTTATGACAATACAGATACGCTGCAGTTGCACGAGCCGTCTACCGACGGAAAGACCACACTAACATTAGTCAGTGCAGGAAACGGCTATAACGTAAAGTGGGACGACAGTTATGCCAACAAAAATCTGGAAGACATCACGGGAGTGAATGTAGGAGGATGTATCATGCCTGTCCCTGCAACGAGTTATAAGTTATGTGTAGAGAGCAACGTCATTAACAAGTTGACGGGTAAGACTTATCTGGTAAAATCTTCTTATACCATCACGCCACCCGAGAATACAATCAGCTACGATAGTACGACAGGAAAATATGTATTTAAAGCCGGTTATGAATACACCATTAAACTGGGTGTCTTCGGACAAGCAATGATACGAATCAGCACCACTGTAGATACATGGAAATCCGGTGACACAATCATATTAGACCCGGAGCAACATCTATAA
- a CDS encoding fimbrillin family protein has protein sequence MNKTLLITGMALAALMTGCTTDTTSQDSDGDSFSPTEITESKDAIQLGSGQDAFAEGTVSSAKQFMTRSTINSDAKGNFTLNGIHLFCLATRQLHNGLKYPIDWSIRGITSAGVQSYSVWLDDVIVNAKDTLINEKDTTILQWADGHSRYYPIGNGHAYSFYAIYPKPQDISYASNYIYGRVDMYNGATDVIWGSADKQSSNPTGVDTLAYCSKYFHQNGKYGECPTMTFKHALMRLHFTFVSGPDAIGNTDSAKQLRIGAVEIYKVPTTGHLYIASNDGVHKAGSVVCDWTDETKMQTIELEDSDNVGALKKEYWVTDEQQDLGQSIMVPVPPSPSNDYYEMSITLYKKGYLNEDGTPKAIKSIIKWPLSLKKDYTYETGKSYNVNLKVYGLQWIANSATLVPWVDVNTAFDDNSTEIN, from the coding sequence ATGAACAAGACATTATTAATCACAGGTATGGCACTTGCTGCCTTGATGACAGGTTGTACGACAGATACAACGAGTCAGGATTCTGACGGAGACTCATTTTCTCCAACTGAAATTACAGAGAGCAAAGACGCTATCCAACTTGGCTCTGGGCAGGATGCCTTTGCTGAAGGTACTGTAAGCAGTGCCAAGCAGTTTATGACACGAAGCACTATCAATTCAGATGCTAAAGGAAATTTCACACTGAACGGCATCCATCTCTTCTGTCTTGCCACAAGACAATTGCATAACGGACTCAAATATCCGATAGACTGGTCTATCCGCGGTATCACCTCTGCTGGCGTTCAAAGCTATTCTGTATGGTTGGACGATGTTATCGTAAATGCAAAAGACACATTAATCAACGAAAAAGATACAACCATACTGCAATGGGCAGACGGTCACAGCCGCTATTATCCTATCGGTAACGGTCATGCATATAGTTTCTATGCCATCTACCCCAAACCTCAAGATATCTCTTACGCATCAAACTATATCTACGGTCGTGTGGACATGTATAATGGCGCCACAGACGTCATCTGGGGTTCTGCCGACAAACAGAGTTCCAACCCCACTGGTGTAGATACCCTCGCCTATTGCTCCAAATATTTTCACCAGAACGGAAAATACGGTGAGTGCCCTACCATGACATTCAAGCATGCCCTGATGCGTCTGCATTTTACTTTTGTTTCAGGTCCTGACGCAATAGGCAATACAGACTCTGCGAAACAGCTCCGCATCGGTGCTGTTGAAATATACAAAGTGCCTACAACGGGTCATCTCTACATTGCTTCTAATGATGGTGTACACAAAGCAGGTTCTGTAGTATGCGACTGGACTGACGAAACAAAAATGCAAACCATAGAACTAGAAGATTCTGACAACGTAGGTGCTCTGAAAAAGGAATATTGGGTCACCGACGAGCAACAGGACTTAGGTCAGAGCATCATGGTTCCTGTTCCACCATCACCATCGAATGACTATTACGAAATGTCTATTACTCTCTACAAGAAAGGATACCTAAACGAAGATGGTACACCGAAAGCTATCAAGAGTATCATCAAATGGCCTCTTTCACTGAAGAAGGACTATACATACGAAACAGGCAAATCATATAATGTCAATCTTAAAGTTTACGGTCTGCAATGGATAGCCAACAGTGCGACACTCGTTCCTTGGGTTGATGTTAACACAGCATTTGACGATAACAGTACAGAGATAAACTAA
- a CDS encoding DUF3575 domain-containing protein codes for MYSRNIKIVCLVFLFVFATKTNAQVIDDAVKVDTLTLAERLSVKTNMVDWSLLTPNIGVEFDLKSTNWSRWAVGLNFRYRWSSTHTFSPGLVYNIGEVKAEVRNYWRTMDLSDPSHIRLSKHKKWIDKSVSQRRSTSKHPVTAYYRGFYLSYTDFSLLLGRTGRQGQVFQAGVTYGIVRPLYQFANGNSLDMDLGISVGVAYAKYDKYTHDRENNCYPVTGHENWHFINHPVVNEIRAGFVYRFGNYPVTKKYRRRYDVDLKYQAYIDSINQMRQRLGFEKHYKDSVYNVMFNEFEHLYDSISRAQLVIKDSIAFANRGITDIQQQNVKADEKTALKTERQMDAVQKKNDKIQQAAENKLAKEQKATNRKAEKERKEKQAVIDKQKALEEKTAKKKRQEEAAAAKKARKQEAVEAKKARKIQDQRDEEARHKRAKALEDAQQKQKEEKEAAQ; via the coding sequence ATGTATTCGAGAAACATAAAGATAGTATGTCTGGTATTTTTGTTTGTTTTTGCGACTAAGACAAACGCCCAAGTAATAGATGATGCTGTAAAAGTTGATACATTAACTCTTGCAGAAAGGTTATCTGTCAAAACGAATATGGTCGACTGGTCATTGCTTACACCTAATATAGGAGTCGAATTTGACCTTAAAAGTACGAACTGGAGCAGATGGGCTGTAGGACTGAATTTCAGATATCGATGGAGCAGCACTCATACATTTTCCCCAGGCCTTGTGTATAATATAGGCGAAGTGAAAGCCGAAGTGAGAAACTATTGGCGTACGATGGACCTTAGCGACCCTTCGCACATCCGCTTATCAAAGCATAAGAAATGGATAGACAAATCCGTTTCTCAGCGCCGCAGTACCAGCAAACATCCAGTAACCGCATATTATCGTGGTTTTTACCTTTCCTATACAGATTTCTCTTTACTGCTAGGTAGAACTGGCAGACAAGGACAAGTCTTTCAGGCTGGTGTAACTTATGGTATTGTGCGACCGCTGTATCAGTTTGCCAACGGCAACAGTCTTGACATGGACCTCGGCATAAGTGTAGGTGTAGCCTATGCAAAATATGACAAATATACTCATGATAGAGAAAACAACTGTTATCCGGTAACAGGTCATGAAAATTGGCATTTCATCAACCATCCAGTCGTCAACGAAATTAGGGCGGGATTCGTATATCGCTTTGGCAACTATCCAGTTACCAAGAAATACCGCAGACGTTATGACGTGGATCTCAAATATCAAGCTTACATTGACAGCATCAATCAGATGCGCCAGCGCCTTGGATTCGAGAAGCACTATAAAGACAGTGTTTATAATGTAATGTTTAATGAGTTTGAACATCTTTATGATTCCATCTCAAGAGCCCAACTTGTCATCAAAGACTCTATCGCATTCGCCAATCGTGGTATAACCGACATACAGCAACAAAATGTAAAAGCTGACGAGAAAACTGCTCTGAAGACAGAACGACAAATGGACGCTGTACAAAAGAAGAACGATAAGATACAGCAAGCTGCAGAGAATAAACTTGCCAAAGAACAGAAAGCAACCAATCGCAAAGCGGAAAAAGAACGCAAGGAAAAACAGGCTGTCATAGACAAGCAAAAAGCGCTGGAAGAAAAAACAGCTAAAAAGAAACGGCAGGAGGAAGCTGCGGCAGCTAAAAAAGCGCGCAAGCAAGAAGCTGTCGAAGCCAAAAAGGCACGTAAGATACAAGATCAGCGTGACGAAGAAGCAAGGCACAAGAGAGCTAAGGCACTAGAAGATGCACAACAAAAGCAGAAAGAGGAAAAGGAGGCTGCGCAATGA
- a CDS encoding Lrp/AsnC family transcriptional regulator: protein MTQHRLDSLDKQILRLIAEDARIPFLEVARACNVSGAAIHQRIQKLTNLGILKGSQFIIDPEKIGYETCAYIGLYLKNPEKFDNVVSALKRIPEVVECHYTTGGFDLFIKIYAINNHHLLNIIHDKLQPLGLSRSETIISFNAAIDRQLPIVDLPGADDSDDEEENEVVE from the coding sequence ATGACACAACATCGTTTAGATTCACTTGACAAACAGATACTTCGCCTTATAGCCGAAGATGCACGAATTCCATTCTTAGAGGTGGCTCGTGCCTGCAATGTGAGTGGTGCAGCTATTCATCAGCGCATTCAAAAGTTAACTAATCTTGGAATTCTTAAAGGTTCTCAGTTTATTATTGATCCGGAGAAGATCGGATATGAGACTTGTGCATACATTGGATTGTATCTTAAGAACCCTGAAAAATTTGATAATGTAGTAAGTGCATTAAAGAGAATCCCGGAAGTAGTGGAATGCCATTATACAACAGGTGGGTTCGATCTTTTTATTAAGATTTATGCCATTAACAATCACCACTTACTTAACATCATACATGATAAATTGCAGCCTTTAGGTTTATCTCGTAGCGAGACAATTATTTCATTTAACGCTGCTATAGATAGGCAGTTACCTATCGTTGACTTACCAGGAGCTGATGACAGTGATGATGAAGAGGAAAATGAAGTCGTAGAATAG
- a CDS encoding OmpA family protein: MIRKAFMTLAVLLFLIPETLIAQGQSERFDANFTIAQKTFGKNSKQKYTKVRYHLCNTYKMAQDYRDRLLNAIKRDDEPGTLGNALETEIARMNFQFAYSRNNGTISTHVEQGMGLLVLGDDGAVAIEIETGKTDYQTLIEGHAALEISEVSVYAKKKQPKFKKMPSVDTGYEIRFNINAHLAAGYTNENSRLMIQPMITDCQTDDTVAYMKPMVYEGRKYHSLQNRRMSFNYHRNDPVAYGYHPEIALKKDEVFELDTNVVFRKPDKDKSYKCAYFVTVEDYEHIMYDNGGEGTGSCLSFKPFKFLDFNVGAAELPLTSEFYDQAESRVRDVPRNLQLRFLVGTDELTKDSINEVELRNLTKEMSSYGDRLTQIRIEGAASPEGSMQTNRMLAQKRAIRAQQMLKNRLGAKADNVRLPSPTVTVHTWADVAAALENCGDTSKLWKVREIRNIISQYGETDAYNKIKNLLYYDSDIEPVLESQRVMKCSYQYEVDHVMNNAEVMSEYSDHKDDYIKGTRDLSDGDYYNLFSSITDSTQLDILTDVAYRHTVRQPAYEVLRLSPYVANRKALKNMRNGIYDTNVLRPFVDFSLQLINSEDKGTGMIRNRKEILINQAINYFQESKLDTAQYIVDWLKGKGEDARIDNLSMLITFVHGFFQTDRTEEEEATFKKASDFVFNSNDINKAVLYSELHSQLPKTRQEAEEWVNKMDDKDARKWYLEGILWSGEASKESGSEEVPNHLAYFQHSFDLQPRFKRYYFNEGNVSDDVRKVHPYRRKDIEKYRKAFLSLMEERNEASTNKQQVPAETQTITDKNEK; encoded by the coding sequence ATGATCAGAAAAGCGTTTATGACTCTCGCCGTTTTGTTGTTTCTCATTCCTGAGACTCTTATTGCTCAGGGACAAAGTGAACGATTTGATGCCAACTTTACAATTGCACAGAAGACATTTGGTAAGAATTCCAAACAAAAATACACCAAAGTGAGGTATCATTTGTGCAACACATACAAGATGGCTCAAGACTATCGTGACAGACTGCTGAATGCCATCAAGCGCGATGACGAACCAGGAACTCTTGGCAATGCGCTGGAAACAGAAATTGCAAGGATGAATTTCCAGTTTGCATACTCACGCAACAATGGTACTATTTCTACACATGTAGAACAAGGGATGGGGCTTCTCGTATTGGGAGACGATGGTGCAGTAGCTATAGAGATAGAAACCGGTAAGACTGATTATCAGACGCTGATAGAAGGTCATGCGGCTCTTGAAATAAGTGAAGTAAGTGTATACGCCAAAAAGAAGCAACCGAAATTTAAGAAGATGCCTTCTGTAGATACAGGCTACGAGATACGTTTTAACATCAATGCCCATCTGGCTGCAGGCTATACTAACGAGAATTCTAGACTGATGATCCAACCAATGATAACAGATTGTCAGACTGACGACACGGTAGCTTATATGAAGCCTATGGTATACGAAGGACGAAAATATCATTCACTACAAAACAGAAGGATGTCTTTTAATTACCATCGAAATGACCCTGTAGCTTATGGTTATCATCCAGAGATAGCGCTAAAGAAAGATGAAGTTTTTGAATTGGATACCAATGTGGTGTTCCGTAAACCGGATAAAGACAAGAGTTATAAGTGTGCATATTTCGTGACCGTGGAGGATTACGAGCACATCATGTACGACAACGGAGGTGAAGGGACTGGTTCATGTCTTAGTTTTAAGCCCTTCAAATTTCTGGATTTTAATGTCGGTGCAGCTGAATTGCCGCTTACATCCGAGTTTTATGACCAAGCGGAATCAAGAGTGAGAGATGTTCCCCGTAACTTGCAACTCCGCTTTCTGGTCGGGACAGACGAACTGACCAAAGACAGTATCAATGAAGTAGAACTGCGCAACCTCACAAAAGAGATGAGTTCTTATGGAGACAGACTAACTCAGATACGTATAGAAGGTGCCGCATCTCCCGAAGGCAGCATGCAGACCAACAGGATGCTTGCTCAAAAACGTGCAATCAGGGCTCAACAGATGTTGAAAAACCGTCTTGGGGCAAAAGCCGATAATGTGCGTCTGCCTTCACCTACCGTGACTGTGCACACATGGGCCGATGTAGCAGCCGCCCTTGAGAACTGTGGTGATACATCCAAGTTATGGAAAGTAAGAGAAATAAGGAATATTATCTCACAATATGGTGAAACCGACGCTTACAATAAAATAAAAAATCTACTATATTATGACTCTGACATAGAACCCGTTTTGGAAAGTCAACGTGTGATGAAATGTTCATATCAATACGAAGTAGACCATGTGATGAATAATGCAGAAGTCATGTCGGAATATTCCGATCACAAGGATGACTACATCAAAGGTACACGCGACCTCTCAGATGGAGATTACTACAATCTGTTCTCGTCCATTACAGATAGCACACAACTGGATATTCTCACCGATGTGGCATATCGTCATACGGTAAGACAACCCGCTTATGAAGTATTAAGACTGTCTCCTTATGTAGCAAACCGTAAAGCTCTGAAGAATATGCGTAATGGTATTTATGACACCAATGTGCTTCGTCCGTTTGTTGATTTCTCACTTCAACTCATCAATTCGGAAGATAAGGGTACGGGAATGATACGTAACCGTAAAGAGATTCTGATCAACCAGGCAATAAACTATTTCCAGGAATCAAAGCTCGACACAGCACAGTATATCGTAGATTGGCTGAAAGGGAAAGGAGAAGATGCCAGAATAGATAACCTCTCCATGCTTATCACATTCGTGCACGGTTTCTTCCAGACTGACAGGACAGAAGAAGAGGAAGCTACATTCAAAAAAGCTTCCGACTTTGTATTCAACTCTAATGATATCAACAAAGCTGTATTGTATTCAGAGTTGCATTCTCAACTGCCTAAGACCCGTCAAGAAGCTGAAGAATGGGTTAACAAGATGGATGACAAGGATGCCCGTAAATGGTATTTGGAAGGCATTCTTTGGAGTGGAGAAGCCTCCAAAGAAAGTGGAAGTGAAGAAGTACCCAACCATTTGGCATACTTCCAGCACAGTTTTGATTTGCAGCCCCGATTCAAACGATACTATTTCAACGAAGGAAATGTAAGCGACGATGTACGTAAGGTACATCCGTACCGCCGCAAGGATATTGAAAAATACCGTAAGGCATTTCTATCGTTGATGGAAGAGCGCAACGAGGCGTCAACCAACAAGCAACAAGTTCCAGCAGAGACACAGACTATTACAGATAAGAATGAAAAATAA
- a CDS encoding tetratricopeptide repeat protein, with protein MKKIRYIILLVVLVTNISTTKAQVNYKAMEQAFTMILHKYPFQADSVAYRMVKKYQKQPTVYVGIARAYFRNQSKSKAEKYIAVALHIDTLFAPAYVLKGDMALFARDTTKAAEWYKTAVKANPHESSGYLKYVEVVAPTNTLAAIAMLDSMKIGCPDYPVNLAQATVLYSSGNFAKASDIYSSMNKNILSEDDIAKYAASLYFQQQFQNSLNITYEGLARFTKSMPLNRMAFYNLAELKNYKESMDYGEKLMAELRGTGKASYRDVMYYAVVNDLTGNHLKAVDTFTDIINGDTTYCASLTMDDLKDAQSHINDIISNLKSADKYDEASTLYQHFLSSKKHTTAYDEYIYSEIYKDRMDKAIKEGKDELQAYKQLDSVYTTFEKKYPTWNQLDLVYYYHASYCTEVLDPQASNGNALPLYLQLIKIEEPKQLTDREKRMLKTTYMYVGYYYNSIKKSALAKEYMRKLLIVDPTNVDAKRILGQ; from the coding sequence ATGAAAAAAATAAGATATATCATATTACTAGTCGTGCTCGTCACGAATATTTCAACGACGAAAGCACAAGTGAATTATAAAGCGATGGAACAAGCCTTTACAATGATACTGCATAAGTATCCTTTTCAAGCCGACTCGGTAGCATATCGCATGGTAAAGAAGTATCAAAAGCAACCGACTGTATATGTAGGCATCGCTAGAGCTTATTTTCGCAATCAGAGTAAGAGTAAAGCAGAAAAGTATATTGCGGTTGCACTACACATTGACACCCTGTTCGCACCAGCCTATGTACTGAAGGGGGATATGGCACTCTTTGCACGCGACACTACAAAAGCGGCAGAATGGTATAAAACTGCGGTAAAGGCCAATCCTCATGAATCATCGGGATACTTAAAATACGTGGAGGTCGTCGCTCCTACGAATACCCTCGCCGCTATCGCAATGCTTGACAGTATGAAAATAGGCTGTCCTGATTATCCTGTAAATCTAGCTCAAGCCACTGTACTTTATTCCAGTGGCAATTTTGCGAAGGCATCAGACATATATAGCAGTATGAATAAAAATATATTGTCAGAAGATGACATTGCAAAATACGCTGCTTCTCTGTATTTTCAGCAGCAATTCCAAAACAGTCTGAATATCACATACGAAGGTTTGGCACGCTTCACCAAGAGTATGCCACTCAACCGTATGGCTTTCTACAATCTTGCAGAATTGAAGAACTATAAAGAATCCATGGATTATGGTGAAAAACTCATGGCTGAATTACGCGGTACGGGGAAGGCAAGTTACAGAGATGTAATGTATTATGCGGTAGTAAACGATTTGACGGGAAATCATCTGAAGGCAGTAGATACCTTCACAGACATCATCAATGGAGATACCACCTATTGTGCATCGCTGACCATGGATGACCTCAAAGATGCTCAATCACATATCAATGATATCATCTCCAATCTGAAATCTGCAGACAAATACGATGAAGCCTCTACCTTATATCAGCATTTCCTATCAAGTAAAAAGCATACTACGGCCTATGACGAATATATATACTCAGAAATATACAAAGACCGCATGGACAAGGCTATCAAAGAGGGAAAGGATGAATTGCAGGCCTACAAACAATTGGATAGTGTGTATACAACCTTTGAGAAAAAATACCCTACATGGAATCAACTTGATTTAGTATATTATTACCATGCATCTTATTGCACCGAAGTATTAGATCCTCAGGCTTCAAACGGCAATGCACTTCCTTTATATCTCCAATTGATAAAAATAGAGGAACCAAAGCAGTTGACAGACCGTGAAAAAAGAATGCTGAAGACTACCTATATGTATGTGGGATATTATTATAACTCAATAAAAAAGTCAGCATTGGCAAAAGAATACATGCGCAAACTTCTTATTGTCGACCCGACGAATGTCGATGCGAAGCGTATACTGGGACAATAA